gtagtggatctTTAACTACCTCACCAGCAAGGGCTGTGGCTCCTACAGGACATGTTTATACATTTGATTTCCATGAACAAAGGGCTGCCTCAGCAAGGTAAGAAATGGGGTTCACCTGGTATAGTGCCTCCCAATTTAATAATTTGTGGTTTTAGTATTTGTTAGTGGGAATTGTTTGATTGTTTAATTGCATTGAATATTTTAAAAGAATTAATGAATAAACTAAATTCTGTTACAAATCTAGGATCCAAAATCAGTGATATCGGATTTGTTATCTATAACGTGAAAAAGTGACCTCATCTTCTCATAATAAAATAAGTATTTAATATATTCAATTAATGTACTAGAAAAGCATGTTTCTAATTAGGAAACTGGACAAAGGCCAAACTAAAAGGAGGGAGATACTGCATTTAGTTAGATAGTTGCAGTAAGATTAGACCTAGGCACTTTAATTGAAGCTAAGCTTCAGACATAATCaagtttttcttcttctttatgTCCTTTTATTTTTTTGGCTGGGGGGGTGGTTCTTGGGGCAAGAAGATTCTACTACTATTCATACCAGATTTCGCTTCTGCCGACCCTTGCAACAGACCCCCATTTAAAGATGTTGCTTATTGATCCAAAAAAGAAGTTATCATTCTCACGGTGCATCAGAGATGGCGATCTGGTTATCGTCTGTGAGAAGCATGATACAATGAAGGCCACTAAAGTATGTGAGATCTCAGTGCTTCAGAACCGTTTTGGTGTATTTAAACCTTCAGACTGGATTGGAAAGCCTTTTGGATCCAAAGTGTTTAGCAACAAGGGTGGATTTTGTCTAATTATTAGCTCCATCCCCTGAACTATGGACTCTGGTTTTAAGCCACAGGACTCAGATTCTTAATATTGCTGATATTTACTTTGTGATTACATACTTGGAGATAGTTCCTGGTTGTTTGGTACTTGAGTCTGGCACTGGGAGTGGATCTTTAACGACCTCACCAGCAAGGGCTGTGGCTCCTACAGGACATGTTTATACATTTGATTTCCATGAATAAAGGGCTGCCTCAGCAAGGTAAGAAATGGGGTTCACCTGGTATAGTGCCTCCCAATTTAATAATTTGTGGTTTTAGTATTTGTTAGTGGGAATTGTTTGATTGTTTAATTGCATTGAATATTTTAAAAGAATTAATGAATAAACTAAATTCTGTTACAAATCTAGGATCCAAAATCAGTGATATCGGATTTGTTATCTATAACGTGAAAAAGTGACCTCATCTTCTCATAGTATAAAAGAAGTATTTAATATATTCAATTAATGTACTAGAAAAGCATGTTTTTAATTAGGAAACTGGACAAAGGCCAAACTAAAAGGAGTGAGATACTGCATTTATTTAGATAGTTGCAGTAAGATTAGACCTAGGCACTTTAATTGAAGCTAAGCTTCAGACATAATCaagtttttcttcttctttatgTCCTTTTATATTTTTGGCTGGGGCGGTGGTTCTTGGGGCAAGAAGATTCTACTACTATTCATACCAGGTTTTATTAATTGATGAAGATGTTGCAAGCTGCTTTTCTTCCCCCACCCCCACCCCACCCACAtctcttcccccccccccccccccccctctccccTCTTTCTTGTTTTTTATTTGTAAGTAGGGAAGATTTTGAGAGGACAGGAGTAAGCAGCTTAGTAACAGTTGGAGTTAGAGACATTCAGGGTGAGGGATTTCCAGATGAATATTCTGGGTTGGCTGATTCTGTATTTCTGGATCCACCTCAATCATGGCTGGTTATTCCTTCAGCTGGGAAAATGTTGAAACAAGATGGGATTTTGTGCTCTTTCTCTCCATGCATTGAGCAAGTACAACGCTACTGTGAAACTCTTAGATCAAATTTTACAGGTAAGTTGTAGTACTATTGGTGATTCCTGCCCCTTTTAAATCCAGCAATGTGTTAATATGATATGCTTTGTGTGGTCTAAATATTCTTTCGTCTCTAAATTTTCTATTAACCAGTTGGTTTAAAGCACATTCAATAACACGTTATGGGATATTAATATATGTATCTTGTGCTGGCATATAGACATAAAGACATTTGAGGTGCTTCTTCGGATGTACGAAGTTTGTGAAAGGCAAATGGATTGTGGCCAGAGCGATGAAGATGTTTCTCTTGGATCTCCTCCGTACAAGAGAAGACAGTGCTCAAATGAAAGAAGTAAAGTGCAGGAAAATACCAGTTCTCCTGTAATCATGGCTAGGCCATGTGGTGAATCTAGAGGGCACACTGGCTATTTGACATTTGCAAGACTTAAATGTCAATGATGAATGAATAAATGCAGTCACTCATCCATCCACTTTTTAGGTTAGAAGAATTCTGTGCTCGTATCTGGTTTTGTCTGTGCCTTATTGTGAATTCTTTCTAATCACCTTGAAACTTTAAAAGTTTTGAAGGAAAATTTTGGCTGTGGTATTTGTTTTAGATTTTCTATTTCCTCATTTGATGTTCAGAAGCAATGCATTatgcaataaaaataataatatctaCTGGCTGCTATTTACTCTCTTGATGGTAGAGAAGAAATGGTTTTTGATGAATAATGGCAGTTAGCAGCCAACATAACTATTATAATTTTGGAATCACTTCTGAGATCAAATAGAATCCACGAATTTATGCTTTCTCCCAAATGCTTGGACAAAgcaggtatttttttttttaatgggaaTAATGTACATAAACTATGTGAAGGATTTGTGGAGaattttcttgtccaattaagaAACTTCCATTCAAATGGAAAGGGATTTTAACTTAAATAATTAAAGCATGTTCCATAAATATGTTAAAAATGCAGGTCTAAGTTACGTTTGTTTCACAAAAAATACTTTTCAAGaaaatattatgcattttatagcGCTTGGGTACTtaagaaaatagagaaaaattaaatcatttttaaagaaaatgacttaCTCTTTATAAAAGACGAAgtcatttttaagattttgataatcttattgaaatgtgaaaatatttatatatgtatgatataaatatatacaattaatttaatatcacaatcaaataataaaaaaaattcttatggaaaatatttgtttaaaaaatattttttataaacaaatattttatatatataaattatttttcatgaaataaagaaaatttaaaatgttgaaattttgattatttgatttaaatgTTGTTAGAGGAACGTGATCCATGAACGTATGATGCAGGCCTGAAGTTGGAGCATTGCCAGTCACATATTTTGCCTCAAATTAGTTCTCTTCCCTGAGGAAATTTATACCATACATTTAACACTTGTCAGCAATAATTTCTACACAAGCATCCAAACatataaaatagttttaatatggaTAATCCACCATTAGATTTCTTCTtggatattttaaattttagtgcCACCAACCACTTGAAAGTAACTGCAAACTCATcaccaattccatatttcttgatgatccatttgctgcaaaattctAACCACCACCCCACGAGCTACTAAAGACAAAACCACCTATCATTGTCTCTGTTTAAAGTCGATAAAAAAGCAGGCCGCCAAGTGCAAAGCCAATACTTGCTTGTACCATAACCATTCATGCGACTTTTAAATTCTCTACCTCTTCTATACCAGAGAAGAAAATCTCCAGCAGAATCTTTCTCCCTTGTTGTTTTTCAACCTCAAAATGCATACAGCGTTTGTTTTGTCTCTTTCAACCCCATTTTTAAATCAACAGAAACTTCTATATGGAAAATCTATCCCCAGATTTAATCCAACCCTGAAACTCTCTGCTTTCAAACCTATTCAAGCCAGTTGTTCTCATGGCTTCTCATGTCAAAAAACCTCATTTTTGGGTTCTTCCTGTCAATTTTTCAAGTCTCAGATATCTACTTCAATTCTACATTCAAATAGTGGATATCACAGTTTGAATGTCAGAGCCGCCTCAGTTCCTGATAGCACAAGTGCTAATGAAACAAGTGACTTGGTCAGGATTTCGCAGCTAGGTGCTATGTTTGGAATTTGGTATCTTTTGAACATCTACTTCAACATTTTCAACAAACAGGTTCATAATCTGTATAATTTATCTGGCCTGTATCTTCACTCTTTCTGTAAAATTGATCTGTAAACTGTTGCTTTCATTTTCTTGCATATGTCATGTATGGTCCGAGTTTTGTCTTCTCTACCTCTTCTGTGAATTAGCATTGTTTTGAGATTCTGagcagaataataataataataataataataataataataataataataataataataataataataataataataataataataataataataataataataataataataataataataataataatgattttCTCGAAGCTATATACTTGGATGATAAAATAAGttcatgaaaatttgaaattatgaatatattttttttctaatatatTCATTATCTGGAACTTGTTCATTAGCCATAATACATTATTCATTGCCAAActccttttctctattttcttGGAAACAAGATGGTAATTATTACCACCTTCCTCTACATTTCTAGGATTGAAGAGACTATCAATCACAAGAGTTGAAAATTATCTGAGTTTGCTTTCTTGATTGTCTTATCAATTTAAAAGTTTTGTTGATCGATTTCAACAAATTGCAAGGCAGAAATCAATGGAATTTTAGAGGAAGAAACTAAGAAACTAAGTTATATGTTTATCAAGAAAGCAAGAACCTGTATTTAATGTTTGTTTATAGGTTCTTAAGGTGTATCCATTTCCAGCAACAGTTTCTGCTTTCCAATCTGGCTGTGGGACTGTGATGATTATTATAATGTGGGCATTAAATCTCTACCATAGACCAAAGCTGACTAGTTCGCAGGTACTTTCGTTATTTTAaagaacttttctttttcttttttaattttcttgaattttgaaTGCAACTGCTATATGTTGCTTCTGATAAATTCACTTTCAGCTTACAGCAATCCTGCCATTGGCTGTAATTCATACGCTGGGAAACCTTTTGATGAATGTTAGTCTTGGAAAAGTTGCTGTTTCATTCACTCACACGATCAAAGCTGTGGAGCCCTTCTTCACAGTCTTATTTGCTGCACTGTTTCTCGGCGAAGTAAGCAATCATGTGCTAATGTTACCAGCTGCTTC
The Hevea brasiliensis isolate MT/VB/25A 57/8 chromosome 18, ASM3005281v1, whole genome shotgun sequence genome window above contains:
- the LOC110669318 gene encoding phosphoenolpyruvate/phosphate translocator 2, chloroplastic, with translation MHTAFVLSLSTPFLNQQKLLYGKSIPRFNPTLKLSAFKPIQASCSHGFSCQKTSFLGSSCQFFKSQISTSILHSNSGYHSLNVRAASVPDSTSANETSDLVRISQLGAMFGIWYLLNIYFNIFNKQVLKVYPFPATVSAFQSGCGTVMIIIMWALNLYHRPKLTSSQLTAILPLAVIHTLGNLLMNVSLGKVAVSFTHTIKAVEPFFTVLFAALFLGERPYFWALSSLVPIVCGVALASFTEASFNWIGFCSAMASNVTNQSRNVLSKKFMVDKEEKLDNINLFSVITIISFILLVPTAIFLDGYKFTPSYLQSAANQGLNVRELCLRSLLTGFCFHSYQQVSYMILEMVNPVTHAVGNCVKRVVVIVSSVIFFQTPISPINSLGTALALAGVFLYSRAKQIKPMPKAS